Proteins encoded in a region of the Delphinus delphis chromosome 13, mDelDel1.2, whole genome shotgun sequence genome:
- the HCAR1 gene encoding hydroxycarboxylic acid receptor 1: MENRSCCLIQGDPISQVMPPLLILAFVLGALGNGIALCGFCFHMKTWKPSTIYLFNLAVADFLLMICLPFRTDYYRRHRQWVFKDIPCRVALFMLATNRAGSIVFLTVVAVDRYFKVVHPHHTVNAISNRTAVGIICALWTMVILGTLYLLTENHLCVQEETTTCESFIMESANGWHDVMFQLEFFLPLSIILFCSFKIIWSLKRRQHLARQTRMKKATRFIMVVAVVFITCYLPSVSARLYFLWTVPTSACDPSVHVALHVTLSFTYVNSMLDPLVYYFSSPSFPKFYSKLKIHSLRPKRLGHSQRPEEMSISNLCRKSCIGVANSFQSQSDVQ; this comes from the coding sequence ATGGAAAACAGGTCGTGCTGCCTGATCCAGGGGGACCCCATCTCCCAGGTGATGCCGCCGCTGCTGATCCTGGCCTTTGTGCTGGGCGCCCTGGGCAACGGCATCGCCCTGTGTGGTTTCTGCTTTCACATGAAGACCTGGAAGCCGAGTACTATTTACCTTTTCAACTTGGCTGTGGCCGACTTCCTTCTCATGATCTGCCTGCCCTTTCGGACTGACTACTACCGCAGACACAGGCAATGGGTCTTTAAGGACATCCCTTGTCGGGTGGCACTCTTCATGCTGGCCACGAACAGGGCTGGGAGCATCGTCTTCCTCACGGTGGTGGCTGTGGACAGGTATTTTAAAGTGGTCCACCCCCACCATACGGTGAATGCCATCTCCAACCGGACTGCAGTTGGCATCATCTGTGCCCTGTGGACCATGGTCATCCTGGGGACTCTGTATCTTTTGACGGAGAACCATCTGTGTGTGCAAGAGGAGACCACAACTTGTGAAAGCTTCATCATGGAGTCGGCCAACGGCTGGCATGACGTCATGTTCCAGCTGGAATTCTTCCTGCCCCTCAGCATCATCTTGTTCTGCTCCTTCAAGATCATTTGGAGTCTGAAGAGGAGGCAGCACCTGGCCAGGCAGACTCGGATGAAGAAGGCTACCCGGTTCATCATGGTGGTGGCGGTTGTGTTCATCACCTGCTACCTGCCCAGCGTGTCAGCCAGACTGTATTTCCTCTGGACAGTGCCTACCAGCGCCTGCGATCCCTCTGTCCACGTAGCCCTCCACGTCACCCTCAGCTTCACCTACGTGAACAGCATGCTGGACCCCCTGGTGTACTATTTTTCAAGTCCCTCGTTCCCCAAATTCTACTCCAAGCTCAAAATCCACAGTTTGAGACCTAAGCGGCTAGGACACTCCCAGAGGCCAGAAGAGATGTCCATTTCAAACCTTTGTCGCAAGAGTTGCATCGGTGTGGCAAATAGCTTCCAGAGCCAATCCGACGTGCAGTGA